From Cricetulus griseus strain 17A/GY chromosome 1 unlocalized genomic scaffold, alternate assembly CriGri-PICRH-1.0 chr1_0, whole genome shotgun sequence, a single genomic window includes:
- the LOC113833179 gene encoding LOW QUALITY PROTEIN: 3 beta-hydroxysteroid dehydrogenase/Delta 5-->4-isomerase type 1-like isoform X2 (The sequence of the model RefSeq protein was modified relative to this genomic sequence to represent the inferred CDS: substituted 1 base at 1 genomic stop codon), whose product MVSATGTQNLLEAYVQACVPAFIYTSTTEVVGPNSYKDIVLNGNEEEQHETTWSHSYPYSKKMAEKAVLAANGSTLKNGDTFHTCALRPIYIXGEKSPFISNTMIRALKNNGILDITGKFSTANPVYVSNVAWAHILAARGLQDPKKSPIIQGQFYYISDDTPHQSYDDLNYALSKKWGLHLDSSWRPPLPLLFWLLLSAYFPWKAANTVHQRNWFEYLYLPLNPILAFQRNSRVLESGLLIP is encoded by the exons ATGGTCAGCGCCACAG GTACCCAGAACCTGTTGGAGGCCTATGTCCAGGCTTGTGTGCCAGCCTTCATCTACACCAGCACAACTGAAGTTGTGGGGCCCAACTCCTACAAGGACATCGTCCTAAATGGCAATGAGGAAGAGCAACATGAAACTACATGGTCTCATTCATACCCATACAGCAAAAAGATGGCTGAGAAGGCAGTGCTGGCAGCCAATGGGTCCACCCTGAAAAATGGTGACACTTTCCACACTTGTGCCTTAAGGCCTATATACATCTAGGGGGAGAAAAGTCCATTCATTTCTAACACAATGATCAGGGCCCTCAAAAATAATGGTATTTTGGATATTACTGGAAAATTTTCCACAGCTAACCCAGTGTATGTGAGTAATGTGGCCTGGGCACACATTCTGGCTGCCAGGGGCCTACAAGACCCCAAGAAGTCACCAATCATCCAAGGGCAGTTCTACTACATCTCAGATGACACCCCTCACCAAAGCTATGATGATTTAAATTATGCCTTGAGCAAGAAATGGGGCCTCCACCTTGATTCTAGTTGGAGGCCTCCTTTGCCCCTGCTATTCTGGCTTCTGTTATCAGCTTACTTTCCTTGGAAAGCAGCCAACACAGTTCACCAGAGAAACTGGTTTGAGTACCTTTATCTTCCACTGAATCCTATACTGGCTTTTCAGAGGAACAGCAGAGTCCTAGAAAGTGGGCTGCTGATCCCTTAG
- the LOC113833198 gene encoding 3 beta-hydroxysteroid dehydrogenase/Delta 5-->4-isomerase type 1-like, with translation MPEWSCLVTGAGGFLGQRIVHLLVQEKDLKEVRVLDKIIRPETREEFFKLQTKTKVTVLEGDILDAQYLRRACQGISVVIHTAAAIDVLGTIPRQTIIDINLKGTQNLLEACVQACVPAFIYTSTIEVAGPNSYKDIVLNGNEEEQHETTWSHSYPYSKKMAEKAVLAANGSTLKNGDTFHTCALRPMYIYGEKSPFISNTMIRALQNNGILGITGKFSTVNPVYVSNVAWAHILAARGLQDPKKSPIIQGQFYYISDDTPHQSYDDLNYALSKKWGFRPNSSWRPPLPLLYWLAFLLETVSFLLRPIYNYQPPFNRHLVTLSNSVFTFSYKKAQRDLGYEPPVSWEEAREKTSEWIGSLVEQHKGTLNIKTQ, from the exons ATGCCTGAGTGGAGCTGCTTGGTGACAGGGGCAGGAGGGTTTCTGGGGCAAAGGATTGTCCACTTGCTGGTGCAGGAGAAGGATCTGAAAGAGGTCAGAGTCCTGGACAAGATCATCAGACCAGAAACCAGGGAGGAATTCTTCA AGCTGCAGACAAAGACCAAGGTGACAGTGCTGGAGGGAGACATTCTGGATGCCCAGTACCTGAGGAGAGCCTGCCAGGGCATCTCTGTTGTCATCCACACTGCTGCTGCCATTGACGTCTTGGGTACCATTCCCAGACAGACTATCATAGATATCAATCTGAAGG GTACCCAGAACCTGTTGGAGGCCTGTGTCCAGGCTTGTGTGCCAGCCTTCATCTACACCAGCACAATTGAAGTTGCGGGGCCCAACTCCTACAAGGACATCGTCCTAAATGGCAATGAGGAAGAGCAACATGAAACTACATGGTCTCATTCATACCCATACAGCAAAAAGATGGCTGAGAAGGCAGTGCTGGCAGCCAATGGATCCACCCTGAAAAATGGTGACACTTTCCACACTTGTGCCTTAAGGCCTATGTACATCTATGGGGAGAAAAGTCCATTCATTTCTAACACAATGATCAGAGCCCTCCAAAATAATGGTATTCTGGGTATTACTGGAAAATTTTCCACAGTTAACCCAGTGTATGTGAGTAATGTGGCCTGGGCACACATTCTGGCTGCCAGGGGCCTACAAGACCCCAAGAAGTCACCAATCATCCAAGGGCAGTTCTACTACATCTCAGATGACACCCCTCACCAAAGCTATGATGATTTAAATTATGCCTTGAGCAAGAAATGGGGCTTCCGCCCTAATTCCAGTTGGAGGCCTCCTCTGCCCCTGCTGTACTGGCTTGCCTTCCTGCTGGAAACTGTGAGCTTCCTGCTGCGTCCAATCTACAATTACCAGCCTCCCTTTAACCGCCATTTGGTCACACTCTCAAATAGCGTGTTCACTTTCTCCTACAAGAAAGCTCAGCGAGATCTGGGCTATGAACCCCCTGTCAGCTGGGAGGAAGCCAGGGAAAAAACTTCAGAGTGGATTGGGTCACTAGTGGAGCAGCACAAGGGGACACTGAACATAAAGACTCAGTGA